One window of Candidatus Nitrospira kreftii genomic DNA carries:
- a CDS encoding Sulfite dehydrogenase has protein sequence MSLFDKDVRPSSTEDMGQEARIDRRTWLTGAVSLVGATAAGLLTPGLIPAEEGESVHPTHVPGRRPSPYGVRAQGETIQRLPTATHSLTPLHALHGIITPSALHFERHHNGVPNINPDRHRLLIHGLVDRPLTFSMNDLVRFPSVTRTLFIECSGNSGKEWKGPTGTTVQETHGLMSTSEWTGVPLVTLLSEAGMNPTAYWILAEGSDAAAMTRSLPLAEVLNDALLCYAQNGEALRPEQGYPLRLVIPGWEGNTCIKWIRRLKLGTAPFMTREETSRYTDLMPDGTAKQFTFVMEAKSVITSPSGGQQIKPGFVEIRGLAWSGRGKIVMAEVSTDGGKSWHTAQLQEPVLSQCHTRFRFGWQWNGDETIIQSRCTDETGSVQPTRAALVAALGVHSFYHYNAIHSWKIDRQGNVTNAQV, from the coding sequence ATGAGTCTTTTTGATAAAGACGTGCGTCCATCATCAACGGAGGATATGGGGCAGGAGGCTCGGATCGATCGGCGGACCTGGCTCACGGGTGCTGTTTCTTTGGTGGGGGCTACCGCCGCCGGCTTGCTCACTCCCGGCTTGATTCCAGCCGAAGAGGGGGAGAGCGTTCACCCCACCCACGTACCAGGCCGCAGACCCAGCCCATACGGAGTCCGCGCCCAAGGAGAAACGATTCAGCGCCTGCCCACGGCTACCCATTCACTGACGCCCCTTCACGCCCTGCACGGCATCATCACTCCGTCTGCACTGCATTTCGAGCGCCATCATAACGGAGTGCCGAACATCAATCCCGACCGGCACCGACTCTTGATCCATGGTTTGGTCGACCGGCCACTGACATTTTCGATGAACGATCTCGTGCGCTTTCCATCCGTTACGCGAACCTTGTTCATCGAATGTTCCGGCAACTCCGGAAAAGAGTGGAAAGGGCCGACGGGAACAACCGTTCAAGAGACACACGGGTTGATGAGCACGAGCGAATGGACCGGCGTACCGCTTGTGACCCTGTTGTCTGAAGCGGGCATGAACCCGACCGCATACTGGATTCTGGCTGAAGGCAGCGATGCCGCAGCGATGACGCGGAGCCTGCCGTTGGCGGAGGTGTTGAACGATGCGCTGCTCTGCTACGCGCAAAACGGTGAGGCGCTCAGGCCGGAGCAGGGATATCCCCTCCGGCTCGTGATTCCAGGTTGGGAAGGCAATACTTGTATCAAGTGGATCAGACGATTGAAGCTTGGTACGGCGCCGTTCATGACTCGCGAAGAAACCTCTCGCTATACCGACCTCATGCCGGACGGCACCGCTAAACAGTTTACGTTCGTGATGGAAGCCAAATCGGTGATCACAAGCCCGTCCGGTGGCCAACAGATCAAGCCGGGCTTCGTCGAGATTCGTGGATTGGCGTGGAGCGGGCGTGGAAAGATCGTCATGGCCGAGGTCAGCACGGACGGCGGGAAGTCCTGGCACACAGCTCAATTACAAGAGCCGGTGCTGTCGCAGTGTCACACGCGCTTTCGGTTCGGATGGCAGTGGAACGGAGATGAGACGATCATCCAAAGCCGCTGCACAGATGAGACCGGCTCTGTTCAGCCGACCAGAGCGGCACTGGTCGCTGCACTAGGTGTCCATTCGTTTTACCATTACAATGCGATTCACAGTTGGAAAATTGATCGACAAGGGAATGTGACCAATGCGCAGGTCTAG
- a CDS encoding Radical SAM protein → MPLTLLGRHNPLASASEQLKMLDQPSSNPSFETQLHRASLYPLRATGINVFQINVGKLCNQTCRHCHVDAGPDRPETMSLETAEQCIQALAKTDIPTVDITGGAPELNPHFRWLVEQARGLGRHVMDRCNLSVLLIPSQADLGKFLARHRVEIIASLPSYRASQTDAQRGDGIFQKSIEALRLLNRFGYGRLDSGLTLNLVYNPVGAFLPPKQEAIEAQFKKELRTQYGIEFNRLYTITNMPISRFLEFLIESGNYDQYMTRLVNAFNPAAATGVMCRYTLSVGWDGKLYDCDFNQMLDLPVDHGAPSHIRDFEPTQLHTRRIVTRNHCYGCTAGSGSSCGGATS, encoded by the coding sequence ATGCCGTTGACCTTACTGGGACGACACAATCCCCTTGCCTCTGCTTCCGAACAACTTAAAATGCTGGACCAGCCAAGCTCAAACCCCTCTTTTGAGACGCAACTCCATCGAGCCAGTCTCTATCCTCTCCGTGCGACAGGAATAAACGTCTTTCAGATCAATGTCGGCAAGCTCTGTAACCAAACTTGTCGTCACTGCCATGTGGACGCCGGCCCGGATCGTCCTGAGACCATGTCCTTGGAGACAGCGGAGCAATGCATTCAAGCTCTGGCCAAGACCGACATCCCCACCGTAGACATTACAGGAGGAGCGCCAGAACTCAACCCCCATTTCCGTTGGTTGGTCGAGCAGGCCCGCGGGCTCGGAAGACATGTGATGGATCGCTGCAACCTCTCCGTGTTGCTGATCCCCTCGCAGGCCGACTTGGGGAAATTTCTCGCTCGCCATCGAGTCGAGATCATCGCCTCGCTTCCGTCGTACCGCGCGAGCCAGACCGATGCACAACGTGGCGACGGAATCTTCCAGAAGTCGATAGAAGCGCTTCGGCTCTTGAACCGCTTCGGCTATGGTCGACTGGACAGCGGGCTTACCTTGAATCTTGTCTACAATCCCGTCGGAGCGTTCTTGCCTCCAAAACAAGAGGCCATCGAAGCCCAGTTCAAGAAAGAACTCCGCACCCAGTACGGTATCGAATTCAACCGGCTCTATACGATCACCAATATGCCGATCAGCCGATTCCTGGAGTTTCTTATCGAAAGCGGAAATTACGATCAGTACATGACGCGGCTCGTCAATGCGTTCAATCCGGCCGCCGCCACCGGTGTCATGTGTCGCTACACCCTATCGGTTGGCTGGGACGGAAAACTGTACGATTGCGACTTCAACCAGATGCTCGACCTTCCGGTCGACCATGGCGCGCCGTCGCATATCCGAGACTTCGAACCGACTCAACTTCATACTCGCCGGATCGTCACACGCAACCATTGCTACGGCTGCACGGCTGGCTCCGGCTCGTCGTGTGGTGGAGCCACGTCGTAA
- a CDS encoding hypothetical protein (conserved protein of unknown function): MNRLAYASRMKRVDFYFHDGCLSEPSILQLAKDVEAAYPRWTVAVQDDDVKAMGFKALPAIAINGVPTVFERTRHWVKRWCLLQPG, encoded by the coding sequence TTGAACCGACTGGCCTATGCTTCTCGCATGAAGCGAGTGGATTTCTACTTCCACGATGGGTGCTTATCAGAACCATCGATCTTGCAACTTGCGAAGGATGTTGAGGCAGCCTATCCCAGATGGACCGTGGCAGTACAGGATGATGACGTGAAGGCGATGGGCTTTAAGGCTTTACCAGCGATCGCTATCAACGGTGTCCCGACCGTTTTCGAGAGAACCCGGCACTGGGTGAAGCGTTGGTGCTTGCTCCAACCAGGTTGA
- a CDS encoding hypothetical protein (conserved protein of unknown function) produces the protein MAPSISSVIVGLAACMLVGMILGDPNRLQAQSSATIEVGPFSTAAAGGPWPDGWKPLTFPKIPQQTTYDLVKDGDRVVVKAVSQASSSGYTKETLIDPKEYPIIQWQWKVSNIFKAGNVAKKDGDDYPARIYVTFQYDSAKVGLFGKAKYEAAKLIYGRYPPLGALNYIWESRAPVGTAVPNPYTEQVHMIVVESGPTKVNTWMTEERNVYEDYKRAFGAEPPMMSGVAIMTDTDNTGESAEAYYGDIVFRKKSE, from the coding sequence ATGGCACCATCTATTTCTTCTGTGATCGTCGGTCTCGCAGCGTGCATGTTGGTAGGAATGATCCTTGGTGATCCGAACCGGCTGCAAGCCCAATCCTCGGCCACCATAGAGGTTGGTCCCTTTTCGACCGCTGCTGCGGGTGGACCCTGGCCGGACGGCTGGAAACCGCTGACATTTCCGAAAATTCCACAACAGACGACCTACGATCTCGTGAAAGACGGTGATCGTGTGGTCGTCAAGGCCGTCAGTCAGGCTTCCTCTTCAGGCTATACGAAAGAAACCTTGATCGATCCGAAGGAGTATCCCATCATCCAATGGCAGTGGAAAGTCTCGAACATCTTCAAAGCCGGCAATGTGGCGAAGAAGGACGGCGATGATTATCCGGCCCGCATCTACGTCACCTTTCAGTACGACAGTGCGAAAGTGGGCCTCTTCGGCAAGGCGAAGTACGAAGCAGCCAAACTCATCTACGGGCGCTATCCGCCCCTCGGCGCCCTGAATTACATCTGGGAGAGTCGGGCGCCGGTGGGAACGGCAGTACCCAACCCCTACACCGAACAGGTGCACATGATCGTGGTGGAAAGCGGGCCGACGAAGGTCAACACCTGGATGACGGAAGAGCGCAACGTCTACGAAGACTACAAACGCGCATTTGGAGCAGAGCCGCCCATGATGTCCGGTGTCGCCATCATGACGGATACCGACAATACCGGTGAATCGGCAGAAGCCTACTACGGAGATATCGTCTTCAGGAAGAAGTCGGAGTGA
- a CDS encoding hypothetical protein (conserved protein of unknown function), giving the protein MMTTHTSTDEQLKDQAIRQALAGDIAGARETVSGVADRRYLRDAWQMMLFIESERGNVESVRDTIVSCPDPSLLASHFYLELPQVFVKAGDRSGAIEIAKAMGDAGILPLIGIAAHLAQDGDAAGVREALSHIDDEDLRTMILRKVNAYQPKSERLTVRDRRADQAAPSGSLAA; this is encoded by the coding sequence ATGATGACGACCCACACGTCTACGGATGAACAGTTGAAGGACCAGGCGATTCGGCAAGCTTTGGCGGGCGACATTGCTGGAGCACGAGAAACGGTCAGCGGAGTGGCCGATCGGCGGTATCTCAGAGATGCCTGGCAAATGATGCTCTTTATCGAATCTGAGCGAGGAAACGTGGAGTCTGTCAGGGATACGATTGTCTCCTGCCCGGATCCGTCCCTCTTGGCGAGTCACTTCTACCTTGAGCTTCCTCAAGTCTTTGTCAAGGCTGGAGATCGATCCGGGGCCATCGAGATCGCCAAGGCGATGGGCGATGCCGGCATCTTACCGCTTATCGGAATCGCCGCCCATCTCGCGCAGGACGGAGATGCTGCCGGGGTGCGAGAGGCGCTCTCTCATATCGATGATGAAGATTTGAGAACGATGATTCTGCGAAAGGTGAATGCCTATCAGCCAAAGAGCGAGCGACTCACCGTACGGGACCGGAGGGCGGACCAGGCTGCTCCATCCGGTTCGTTGGCAGCATAA
- a CDS encoding hypothetical protein (conserved protein of unknown function), translating to MDSLTRQLKERFGFATFRPGQEDVIHAVLAGRDAMAVMPTGQGKSLCYQLPATLLPGLTLVISPLIALMQDQVSAMKQRKIAAAAFHSGLTGLEKNRVMQDLHHRRVQLLYLAPERMQHDGFLQLLRSLWVSLLVVDEAHCISQWGHDFRPDFLKIGRLRQELTNPPCLALTATATARVQTDLCQRLSLRDPFRLVAGFRRANLALSVHLSQSRQDKLSTLGRLVRETQKGTILVYCATRRAVEEVAAWLGQAYPSVGYYHAGLSDEERRIVHEEFRRGTVRILAATNAFGMGIDKADVRLVVHFDIPGSLEAYYQEVGRAGRDGRLAACALLFHERDVATQEYFIEQASKDPEGTDRAERMKTLLQEMLGYVSTSTCRQLAILEYFSDDAERALGPCGLCDRCVTPVRQATRAASQETTVSARDVLETVSWCMGRFGLNRVVDILRGSRSKALLACGAEECPTYGICRTQSKPSVIAGVKVLIDSGYLRVEGSEYPTLDVTSKGREVLQGLCSVAMGQAADYLSSASVMKPRHSSTVLAGVPAAMPPDRQLVERLRQLRSQLAEEEGVAPFLIFHDKTLKAIAGYKPGTTAALLEIPGIGEMKAERYGRRVLAVVNDDQ from the coding sequence GTGGATTCTCTGACTCGACAGCTCAAAGAACGATTCGGGTTTGCGACGTTTCGCCCCGGCCAAGAGGACGTTATTCACGCCGTGTTGGCGGGACGCGATGCCATGGCGGTCATGCCGACAGGGCAGGGGAAATCGCTCTGCTATCAATTGCCGGCGACTCTGTTACCCGGACTCACGCTGGTGATTTCTCCGCTTATCGCCCTGATGCAGGACCAAGTGTCGGCCATGAAGCAGCGGAAAATTGCGGCGGCGGCATTTCATTCCGGTCTCACTGGGCTGGAAAAGAACCGGGTGATGCAGGATCTCCATCACCGGCGAGTTCAACTTCTCTATCTGGCGCCGGAGCGGATGCAACACGATGGATTTCTGCAGCTTTTGCGTTCTCTCTGGGTATCGCTGCTGGTTGTGGACGAAGCGCACTGTATTTCCCAGTGGGGGCATGATTTCAGGCCGGATTTTCTCAAGATCGGCCGCTTGCGCCAGGAACTTACGAATCCACCTTGCCTGGCGCTGACGGCCACGGCCACCGCTCGTGTGCAAACGGATCTGTGCCAGCGGCTATCACTTCGCGATCCCTTTCGACTCGTCGCTGGGTTTCGTCGGGCCAACCTCGCTCTCTCCGTTCATCTCTCTCAGTCTCGCCAGGATAAGCTGTCGACGCTGGGACGCTTGGTTCGTGAGACGCAGAAGGGGACAATCCTCGTCTATTGTGCTACTCGCCGAGCCGTGGAGGAGGTGGCTGCATGGTTGGGACAGGCTTACCCCTCGGTCGGCTATTACCATGCCGGTCTTTCAGATGAAGAACGACGGATAGTCCACGAGGAATTTCGCCGAGGAACGGTGCGAATTCTGGCCGCGACCAATGCCTTCGGCATGGGCATCGATAAGGCGGACGTTCGTTTGGTCGTCCATTTTGACATCCCAGGAAGTCTAGAGGCCTATTATCAGGAGGTGGGGCGTGCCGGTCGCGATGGACGGCTTGCGGCGTGCGCGTTGCTGTTCCATGAACGCGATGTGGCCACGCAGGAATACTTTATTGAGCAGGCATCAAAAGATCCTGAGGGCACCGATCGCGCGGAGCGAATGAAGACGCTTCTTCAAGAAATGTTGGGGTATGTCTCAACGTCGACCTGTCGGCAGCTCGCGATTCTTGAGTATTTCAGCGATGACGCCGAACGGGCGTTGGGCCCTTGCGGGTTGTGTGATCGCTGTGTCACGCCGGTCAGACAGGCGACCCGGGCGGCCTCTCAGGAGACCACCGTTTCCGCGCGAGATGTGCTGGAAACGGTCTCCTGGTGTATGGGGCGCTTCGGCTTGAATCGAGTTGTTGATATCCTTCGTGGAAGCCGCTCAAAAGCGCTGCTGGCCTGCGGTGCGGAGGAGTGCCCGACCTACGGAATCTGTCGTACACAGTCGAAACCGTCTGTCATTGCGGGAGTGAAGGTCCTTATCGACTCAGGGTATCTTCGGGTTGAAGGCTCTGAGTATCCCACGCTTGATGTGACGAGCAAAGGACGAGAGGTTCTGCAAGGGCTTTGCTCCGTAGCCATGGGACAAGCGGCGGACTATCTGTCCAGTGCGTCGGTGATGAAACCCCGTCACTCATCAACTGTCCTGGCTGGTGTCCCTGCGGCTATGCCGCCTGATCGACAACTTGTTGAAAGACTCAGACAACTTCGCTCGCAATTGGCCGAGGAAGAGGGCGTGGCGCCCTTCCTCATTTTCCATGACAAAACGTTGAAGGCGATCGCCGGGTACAAACCAGGGACGACGGCGGCTCTGTTAGAGATTCCCGGGATCGGCGAGATGAAAGCTGAACGATACGGACGGCGGGTGTTGGCTGTGGTCAATGATGATCAATAA
- a CDS encoding Phosphate transporter yields MDLTVFTFLLILLLAFSNGTNDVSKAIATLVGSGIANYRTAIAWGTFWTMVGAVISAFVASAMVKTFSSGFIQPDLDIPSVLAPAVLCGAILWVLFASKTGLPVSTTHALTGSLVGGGLLAFGVDGLIWSTVSKKIVLPLLVSPILSFGLSIMFHPLIAMIAKRWEGLCVCIMPSHRALVAIDAQGFTRTLFQAGSDGIPVAAVPSQCDRAGLSGPTIGLDSLHWLSSGLASLARGTNDAPKIAAMLLLGSTLATWPSPSWHIMAFAGVTIAMGIGSYGGGRRVTEILAERVTRMNHAEGLSANLTTSSLVLLSGTLGLPVSTTHVSSSAIIGIGLLRGTASVHWTTVRSMVLAWLVTIPTTACLACLAYFLLSKVI; encoded by the coding sequence ATGGACCTTACCGTCTTTACATTTCTCCTGATCCTCCTCTTGGCCTTTTCCAACGGCACGAACGACGTATCGAAGGCCATCGCGACATTGGTCGGCAGTGGTATCGCCAACTATCGTACGGCCATTGCGTGGGGAACATTCTGGACGATGGTCGGCGCGGTGATTTCGGCCTTTGTTGCCTCGGCCATGGTCAAAACCTTCAGCAGCGGCTTCATCCAACCAGACCTCGATATTCCCTCGGTGTTAGCCCCCGCGGTTTTGTGTGGAGCCATCCTTTGGGTACTCTTCGCGTCGAAGACCGGGCTGCCGGTCTCCACGACGCACGCGTTGACCGGTTCGCTGGTTGGAGGAGGTCTGCTGGCTTTTGGCGTCGATGGATTAATCTGGTCGACGGTCTCCAAGAAAATCGTGCTCCCGTTGCTGGTGAGTCCCATTCTTTCATTCGGCCTTTCCATCATGTTTCATCCTCTCATCGCGATGATCGCAAAACGCTGGGAGGGGCTCTGTGTCTGTATCATGCCGAGCCATCGAGCGCTCGTGGCAATCGATGCACAGGGCTTTACCCGCACCTTGTTTCAAGCCGGAAGCGACGGCATACCGGTGGCCGCAGTCCCATCGCAATGCGACCGGGCAGGATTATCAGGCCCCACCATCGGTCTCGACTCTCTTCACTGGTTGTCCAGCGGACTGGCATCGCTCGCCCGTGGCACCAACGATGCCCCGAAAATCGCAGCAATGCTTTTACTCGGCAGCACACTGGCAACATGGCCGAGCCCCTCCTGGCACATCATGGCGTTTGCAGGGGTGACGATCGCTATGGGTATCGGCAGCTATGGGGGCGGTCGGCGCGTGACAGAAATACTCGCAGAAAGAGTGACGAGGATGAATCATGCGGAAGGTTTGTCGGCCAATCTGACCACGTCGTCGCTGGTCTTGCTTTCAGGCACGTTGGGTTTGCCTGTTTCGACCACACATGTCAGCAGCTCTGCCATCATCGGTATTGGACTCCTGAGAGGGACCGCGTCTGTCCACTGGACCACAGTACGAAGCATGGTGCTGGCTTGGCTTGTGACAATTCCAACCACGGCCTGTTTGGCGTGCCTCGCCTATTTTCTCCTTTCCAAGGTGATCTAG
- a CDS encoding hypothetical protein (conserved protein of unknown function): protein MRSSKYILWQDDNGWRGYLEGYPEYEVQGESFEELQVKLWQLHQELSSQTQESEQDQCQTGEHDRHHSLTPTMSRPVSAAYIKRRARVEQVLFAMISNR, encoded by the coding sequence ATGCGCTCCTCTAAATACATCCTCTGGCAAGACGACAACGGATGGCGTGGCTACTTGGAGGGCTACCCGGAGTATGAAGTCCAAGGGGAGTCGTTCGAAGAACTCCAAGTTAAACTGTGGCAACTGCACCAAGAACTCTCGAGCCAAACACAAGAATCTGAGCAGGACCAATGCCAGACCGGAGAGCACGATCGACATCACAGTCTCACCCCCACGATGTCTCGTCCTGTATCGGCTGCGTATATCAAGCGACGAGCCCGAGTCGAACAGGTCCTCTTCGCGATGATCAGCAATCGCTGA
- a CDS encoding hypothetical protein (conserved protein of unknown function) produces MKGSALNANVLTPRQCALVLKALGDETRLRILESLLVGEKCVMDLVQELGCSQPHASHHLRILRDSGLVEGHRCGKQVCYRVTPEIQRALAKGQGRALDFGCCELRFSESALMTIARAR; encoded by the coding sequence TTGAAGGGGTCTGCTCTTAATGCCAACGTACTCACTCCGCGCCAATGCGCGTTGGTTCTCAAGGCGCTGGGCGATGAAACTCGACTGCGTATCCTAGAATCGTTGCTCGTCGGTGAAAAATGCGTGATGGATCTTGTGCAAGAACTCGGCTGCTCCCAGCCTCATGCCTCTCATCATCTCCGCATTTTGCGAGATTCCGGCCTGGTCGAAGGGCATCGGTGCGGCAAACAGGTGTGTTACAGAGTGACGCCAGAAATTCAACGCGCTCTAGCAAAAGGCCAGGGACGAGCCCTAGATTTTGGTTGCTGCGAGTTACGGTTTTCCGAGTCGGCCTTGATGACGATCGCCCGTGCGCGTTGA
- a CDS encoding hypothetical protein (conserved protein of unknown function) translates to MPIDEITKKVSDRYAKAASTGEQMCCPTSYDMGHLQTFIPEEVLKISYGCGTPAGLKTVRAGETVLDIGSGGGIDCFEAARLVGPSGHVIGVDMTDAMLEIARKNAPVVATNLGYLASNIEFRKGLADAMPVEDGTIDLIISNCVINLAPDKRKVFREMYRVAKPGGRFTISDIVSDQTVPQYLVHDSEKWGDCLSGALTLSDYMNGITAAGFLGLHLAKFSPWRIIDGIHFFSVTLTGYKLPSAATASPFRYATLRGPFSRVTDERGTTYHRGIPHPITTDDVLVLSYPPITDHFLLTTEPVPLDNTDPRWTAVLPAEAPCTWQGHYASLAGPFLEVEDDDHHLYRRGAPLEICSKTVAVLEAQGYRPHFAILNRAGERVSGEPVTCAPDGGCC, encoded by the coding sequence ATGCCAATCGATGAAATCACCAAAAAAGTCAGCGACCGTTATGCCAAGGCCGCCAGTACCGGCGAACAGATGTGTTGCCCCACGAGTTATGACATGGGGCACCTTCAGACCTTCATCCCCGAAGAAGTGCTCAAGATCTCCTACGGTTGTGGCACGCCGGCTGGGCTCAAGACGGTACGGGCAGGCGAGACCGTTTTAGATATCGGATCGGGCGGCGGTATTGATTGTTTTGAAGCGGCGCGATTGGTTGGCCCGTCCGGACATGTGATCGGCGTCGATATGACCGATGCGATGCTGGAAATCGCCCGAAAGAACGCGCCGGTTGTCGCGACAAATCTTGGCTATCTCGCGTCAAATATCGAGTTTCGTAAAGGCTTGGCTGATGCCATGCCGGTCGAGGACGGCACGATCGATCTGATCATCTCGAATTGCGTCATCAATCTCGCTCCGGATAAGCGGAAGGTCTTTCGCGAAATGTACCGTGTGGCCAAGCCCGGCGGGCGATTCACCATCTCCGATATTGTCTCTGACCAAACCGTTCCCCAGTATCTCGTCCACGATTCGGAGAAATGGGGAGACTGTTTGTCCGGCGCCTTGACCCTCTCCGACTATATGAACGGCATCACTGCAGCCGGCTTTCTCGGCCTACATCTGGCGAAATTTTCCCCCTGGCGCATCATCGACGGCATCCATTTCTTTTCGGTGACCTTGACCGGTTATAAACTGCCTTCTGCAGCGACCGCCTCTCCCTTCCGATACGCCACGCTTCGAGGCCCCTTCAGTCGGGTGACCGATGAACGGGGCACGACCTATCACCGTGGTATCCCCCATCCCATCACGACTGACGATGTACTCGTGTTGAGCTATCCTCCTATCACCGACCACTTTCTCCTGACTACCGAGCCTGTACCACTCGACAACACCGATCCGCGCTGGACCGCCGTCTTACCAGCGGAGGCTCCTTGCACATGGCAAGGCCATTATGCGTCGCTGGCCGGTCCATTTCTAGAAGTTGAGGACGATGATCACCACCTCTATCGTCGAGGAGCACCACTGGAGATCTGCTCAAAAACGGTGGCGGTGCTGGAGGCTCAAGGGTATCGGCCACATTTCGCCATTTTAAATCGAGCCGGCGAACGGGTGAGCGGGGAGCCTGTGACCTGTGCCCCTGACGGAGGCTGCTGTTGA
- a CDS encoding hypothetical protein (conserved protein of unknown function): MKCARCSGLMVRDHLLDMQESYVPMWMSGLRCVACGNIEDPLIQYNRMMHEVRRTGRRMSRTAQPLARPAQAA; encoded by the coding sequence ATGAAATGCGCGCGCTGCAGTGGATTAATGGTCAGGGATCATTTGCTGGACATGCAAGAAAGCTATGTGCCGATGTGGATGAGCGGCCTGCGATGTGTGGCATGCGGCAATATCGAAGACCCCTTGATCCAATATAATCGGATGATGCACGAAGTTCGGAGAACCGGAAGGCGCATGTCGCGTACGGCGCAACCGCTCGCTCGACCAGCTCAAGCAGCATAG
- a CDS encoding hypothetical protein (conserved protein of unknown function), whose translation MRRSRPAMSIILALGLFLMPIGISTAEESRYGFGQPATEADIKAWNIDVAPNGVGLPHGRGTVQQGANLYATKCAACHGPTGTEGPKDRLVGGRGSLATEHPIKTIGSYWPYATTLYDYIFRAMPFTAPQSLTPDEVYSLAAWLLHQNSIIEKDAVLDARTLPTIRMPNRNGFISDLRSDVPIH comes from the coding sequence ATGCGCAGGTCTAGACCCGCAATGTCGATCATCCTGGCGCTGGGTCTGTTCCTGATGCCTATCGGGATTTCCACAGCGGAGGAAAGCCGCTACGGATTCGGGCAGCCGGCCACCGAGGCAGACATCAAGGCATGGAACATCGATGTTGCACCGAACGGAGTGGGGTTGCCACATGGTCGAGGAACAGTGCAGCAGGGGGCCAACCTTTACGCCACAAAGTGTGCCGCCTGCCATGGACCAACAGGAACGGAAGGGCCGAAAGATCGTTTGGTCGGCGGCCGGGGTTCGTTGGCCACGGAACACCCGATCAAGACCATCGGCAGTTACTGGCCCTATGCCACGACGTTGTACGACTACATCTTCCGCGCCATGCCATTCACCGCGCCGCAATCGCTCACGCCGGACGAAGTGTATAGCCTCGCCGCCTGGTTGCTGCACCAAAACAGTATCATTGAGAAGGATGCGGTGCTGGACGCCCGGACCCTTCCAACCATCCGGATGCCTAATCGCAATGGGTTCATTTCCGACTTGCGATCGGATGTGCCGATTCACTGA
- a CDS encoding hypothetical protein (conserved protein of unknown function), with protein MTLQRHINRHDFPTMGRSDEFSIQEVTYHFLEDEERWLGCLRTHPDFWAEGNSFADLQSNLRKLFFDLALVQSLKDGRVIQLPPLQ; from the coding sequence ATGACATTACAGCGCCACATAAACCGGCACGATTTTCCGACGATGGGTCGTTCGGATGAGTTTTCCATACAAGAAGTGACCTACCACTTCTTGGAGGATGAGGAGCGGTGGCTCGGCTGTCTACGAACGCACCCCGACTTCTGGGCGGAAGGAAACTCGTTTGCTGACCTGCAATCCAATCTACGTAAACTGTTCTTCGACCTTGCCCTGGTGCAATCCCTCAAGGACGGGAGGGTTATTCAACTCCCCCCTCTCCAATGA